The Arachis ipaensis cultivar K30076 chromosome B03, Araip1.1, whole genome shotgun sequence region CCCTTAGCCACATACAAATATACCCAAAATGGTTGGTTGATTTCAATTTCATCACATTAGTGCAAATCTATGCTACTATGGGTTTAGAACCAGATTTCTATGGACACTTTATAAGAAACTATGATCAAGAAACATGCCAATTCAAAGTATAAAGTAACAAGTGCTAAGTATGCATCTAGGGATACTTACTCGAATAATTTCTAATGTCAAGAAAACTGCCAGAGCTgcaccaaaacccagatcaagAAACTCTGGCTGAAAGCAATGAAACAGTGAGAAGTATATATTTTGTTGGAATATATATTACTGCCTAACCTAGTAATGATCACACAGTGTGGGTGTAAGAAGAATATATTATTAGAATAAATTTGGCATTGCCACTCCTTCACTCAAAGTAGGAAATAATGCAATGGACttttgtaaataataaattatatctCAAATCACCTGTAAGATAAGAGCAGGTACAAACATCAAGACAGCCAATAGATGGTAGTATTTCCGCAGAAGAATTCTCTCAACCCTACTGTTCTTGGAGATGTCATAGACATATAACACAGAGAGACATATTACACAAACCCAATAGATACACAGTGATAGTCTTTTGAATGGATCTGACAAAACAAAGGATAGTACCCTGCAAATAAATGTTCCAAAATGATAGTTTATTAATCATACAAAACAGGGAATGGTAATGATATAATAATGCAGTGATATATACAATGGCAACAAACAAAAGAAATCATATTGAATACGATATCATACCAGAGAATAGGATGCAGATGAAATTCATGCACAAACTGCATCCATAATGGTACAATCCCAACCATGACCAATACAAAGAGAGAAATGAAAATAATTGATCTTCTAATCTCACAGTATCTTTTTGACTCAGCAGAAGCTGTATTTGTGGACCATTCCCATACACGAAGAATATATTTGAAAGGTATTGGATATAGCAGAAGGCCAAGCAGCAGTCCCTGTCAGAACAGTAAACTAACTTACTGATCCAGCTTACATTAACAAGTTACACGAGTTAGCTCATACCTGAATAATGATGCCTATCTCACTTCGACTAGTTTCATACTCTGCAGTGACCAAATCTGATGACATCAGTAGTCCACATAGCTGTTCAAAAGGTAATCACCAACTAAATCCATATCCATCTTATCCATCTTATACCACTAGAAATGAGATAAATGCGTAAAGAAACACTAACCCTCATAACAGTAAGCAACAGCATGTCACCAAAATAGAGAACAATACCAGCGGTCACCAAAAGTACTTCCCCTGGAAAAAAGAGGGGAAACTCTCATGATAAACAAGCAGtccaaaaagtaaataaataaaaaatttccaGATTTCAGATAAGGCTGTGAATGAACTGTTATTGACCAAACAAAAAAGCAAAGTTGCAACGATCCTGAATGATTCAATGGTGTTTGATTTCAATAGCTATAAAAGGTCTAGATGTATCAGAGTTCGTAAAACAGACAATGCACTCATGTTCAAAGTAAAGTGACCACTTTAACAGTAAAATGAAAATCCCATGCAGCTAGAAGAGCAGATGGCTAAGACCACCAGCATAAATTTCACTTTGCAACACATACCAATGGAAGCACAAGATGGAAAAGTTCCAAGAAAATGCTGAATTAGCATCACTGCTGCCAATCCATGACCAAGGACCCATGACAGCTTGAATGCAAGTTGCAAACCTGCATAGAAGACAATTTTCCTTAACTGAATTGAAACAGAAAAAATCACAATGTTTCTCTTCTTATATAACAATAGCGCTCGGCTCAATTCAACAAGAATGCAGAAGCCCAAGTCCGAGCAGTTGCTCATGAAATATGAAAAATAGAAGGGGGCATACACAACTCACCACTTTGGGAGGAGGTAGAAGCAAGTGCCAGAACGCACAGTGAAGCTTGCAAGAACAAGAAGCACAagccaaaccctaaaccccaatccTTACGCGAAAGCGGAGTGCGGTGCAACAGAACAAAACTGAGGAACACGAGCACCACGAAGCTGGTGGCAGATGTTGCCCAGTATTGCAATGTCGTATAGTGAATCTCTACATAcatgcaaaaataaataaaaattcaccAAATGACAAATCAAAACAaaacaatcatcatcatcatcatcatcatactaAAATGCACAGAATTGAAATTGCGAAAATATAGAACCTTGAAGATTAACTTGTGCCAATGAGAATCCTCTTGATAATTGCGTCAATTTGGAGAGTAGAAGAGCAGGGAGAGTCACGGCGCCGAGGAGGATTCCGGAAGAAGCACCGCGTCTGAAACGAATTCACGAGAATTCGGTGGGATGAGAAAAAAACAACAACGGAGAATCGCGAGAATTTGGATGAAATCGAGAAATTGAATAGAAACAGGTAGGTACCTGGTGCGGAAGagggaagaggaagaagcggcAGCGTCGTAGCTGATCTCAATGAAGGAGGCTGCGAGGGCGAGGAGAGAAAGAGGGACGCCATGGGAGAgtaagagagagaaagggagagagaagagtATATGAGCGATGAAGAATAGCACAACGGCTCTCTCGCCATTAAGAAACGACGACGAAGACGTCGTCGTTGACATGGacaaaaaaaattcagaaatagAATCCAAATCAGAAGTTGAAGTTGGAGTTGCAGCTCGTAGCTCGCAGTGATGATATTAATGAAGGTTTTTTAATTTGTAGTATAGATAGAAATATGTCATTAAGATGAAAGGAATATGAATTTTGATATGAAGTATGTTTGGTGGGAATTCAGAACTCAGAAGCGCGTAGTTCGTTAGGAGGGTCCACTACTGTGGGCGGGTAGAAACTAGAGACCACATTACACGTCACAAATCCTACGTGTTCTCATCTCATAGGTGCTCCCACGAAGACCTGGACTGGCCCATTATTTAAAAGGCCTGACCCAATAAAACTATCAGGAAGGGAAAATCTCcagacccaaaaaaaaaatcccaaCTAACCAACTTAATTAGTTATCAGCCTGCAGATTAAATCATGGTCATCTTCAATATAAGGAAAATTATAGCACATTTTGACGGTTCCACTGTAGAGAAGATTAAAAGGAACCCCAGTTAGCATAATTAATAGAGAAGACAAGCTTATTTGGCCGCACAGATTGAATGGAAAGTATGGGAAAGGATTACATATACTACATTAGTAAAGCAAGAAATCAAATAATTCACCAGAAAACATAATTAAACTCAAACATGGTCATATTGAAGGCTAGATTACTAGAGCATGAGCATGCAGAGACAGCTGCTGAGAAATTAAATGCAACAACACATACTACAAGAATAGGAGAAAGAAAAATTACCTGGCATCCACCACCCAAGGATTGGATAAAATGCAACAATGATGCTACATTTCAGAGAGAGACAGCAAGCGGAGCCATAGCAGCAGTGTTCAGAGACCATCCAGGAGGAATCACAACTCTGCAGGACATAATTTCATAGACATAGGAGGGATACAATTTGAAAATCATAGAGCTGTTCGGATCAATCAAATATTGGAAGCCGAAACAATACCATGGATCCAATTTGAGGCGCGGGGATTCGAGATTTTGCAAGAGCTCCTCATTGCTTCTAGCATCTCGCAGGGGTACAGAAGAAGGGCATCAATTAGCTTCACAGTCCAATGAATCCTCATAGTTGGTGCTGCATCATTGGAGGGGTCGCGTCTGCTATCCTCATTCAAGACGGTAAATTGGAGCACAAGCCGGGGAAAAAGAAATAGATTGAATGAATTAGGATATTTAGATTGGGCTGGGGTTGGGCTGTATTGTTCTTTTGGGTAGCTTGGGCCTTAATGGCCCACGTCCAAAAAAATCATGGTCATCTCTACTTCTTTGCTAAATTCAACCTAATATTGTacacacaaaaagaaaaaaaatcaacctAATATAAACTATTAATCTAAATAGTAATTTACATATAAATCTAATTCATGAAATTTACTCCTTATGTTTACAAATTCACTCTGAAGATATATGAAAGATTTATCTAAATAGTACACTGATGCATGTTAATTCGAACGACGACCTTAATTAGTATTATTTGTGTAGTAGGGTAAGATATACAGTGGTGGCGGGAACAATAATAATGGCTTTATGTGTAGACAAATCAATGTGTTACATCATTCTCATACAAATAATGAGAAAAGTCAAAAAGAAATACTGTTACGAAAAGATCAGATATATCGATATCATGCACAAGTGCACAACACTCGGCGAATGGTTACGTTAAAATAGTATATATAAccttcttttgtttgatttgttgagaattcttttttcttttggtgattaaatTGTTATTTCTTGGTCTTTTCTACCTTGACTTTTCAAAATGAACATGTATATCTGCTATCTGATTTAAGAAAGGAACCTCCAGtcgccaatgagtaatagttcaaatggcataatttctctatactcatctaagaggttgcgggtttgagtcttcgtatctttggtaaaaaaaaaaaaggaacttgCAGCCAGCATAAATATTTGAATTTCACCGACTATATATTATAAACCTAATAGATGTTGCTAAATTCTTTATCCTAGCAGAATCATATTCATTGAGATTTAATGATGCAAATTTTGTTGTAAAGTTATCACAATTCTTGATGATTAAGAAATTAAATacttttataaaattcaaaaattaataatttatttcatAGGTTACTTTTCCTTAATTAAAATGGACTAAGTTTAAGTGGTTTTTTAACCTTGATatagaaaatatttaaaataaaaagtagaaCAAACCAAGTGTAGAAATGTTATTTATTGTAAGTTTCCATCATTATTTGTCTTAATAATAAAACAATAACATTGTTTATATTGGGTCCCTATAAAAATGAATAATTGGATATCTTTAATTATATATGTCTAAGATTTAATGACATGGCTTATTAATTCAAACTtccaatatttaaaattattttaactatatttaaattttaattaaaaaaatttgtcaTTACNatattaatagaaaaaaataatataacatatatttttttactttttggtGTCTCATGTTAGAAAATAGAAAGGATAACATTACATTAAACAATACATATCTGATCCCAAATTAACTTAAAAGTGACATCTTATGTCAAATCCTACTATtgcaataaatattaaatattctaAGTTACTAGTGATGATTATCACTCTATTTAGGATTATAAGTTTCTCATATGTTCTTCTTCACTTCACACTAATGACTCAGCGAAGATTATTATGTCCTTAAAATCCCTTCAAAATTTCGAAAGTGATCCATAAGGAACAAAAGCAAGTCTTCCATGGCAGCAAGAGAGAAGAAAGGCCCTCATGCCATACTCATAGCTTATCCACTTCAAGGCCACCTCATCCCTTCAGTGCACCTCGCCATCAACCTCGCATCACGAGGCTTCACCATCACCTTTGTCAACACCCACTCCATCCACCACCAAACCACAAAAACCATCAACGGCAACCGCAGCGGCGAAGACATCTTCGCTGCCGCACGTGAGTCCGGCCTCGACATACGGTACGATACTGTGTCGGATGGCCTCCCCGTGGAGCTGGACAGGTCACTCAACCACGACGAGTTTATGTCGGGATTGGTGGACCTGATGCCAGCCCACGTGGAAAAACTGGTGGCGAAGATCATGCAACAATTTTCGCCACCTGTTACATGCTTAGTGGTGGACACTTTCTTTGTATGGGGATCACCCATAGCCAAGAAGTTCGGCTTGCTTTGCGTTTCGTTTTGGACAGAGCCTGCTTTGGTTTATACGCTTTACTACCACATGGATCTTCTTAAGAAAAATGGTCATTTTGCTTGCCAAGGTAATTAttattatgtttttctttttcttaatttacCTCTGGAAAATTATTTAATCACAATTTACAAGTCTTTCCCAtcttatattttgaataggaGAAGTTTAggccagcaactttattaaattttgacCAGCATATTGTGATTAAAGAAAAATGAGTCATTGAATAAAATTTCACACtaatttcacactattaaaattatcattaatagctatttgatggctacaaatcacaaaagttactgtctcctaacactcctcttttaaatatatagatagatagtacAAAGTTTCAATTAttgtaaattaaatataaaaaatataacctCAAGAAATTTTGTTAAGATACATAtcgtataaatatattatttagagAAATGTGAGCGGggaaacaaattttttttatatcaataTTGGCAAATATTTTAGTCCAACACCTTACTTGTATCTATTTTTAGTATATGCGAAGAATGTTTATTTAACTACTTTTCAGTTGTTTGATATTAAACTTTGGAAAAAGaacatttttaattatataatgagTTGATATACTTGATACAAACATATATATCTTAGACTACTATAgatgaatttaaaaataacacCGAGAGAaatcctgaaaaaaaaaaaaaggaaagcaaCCGTCGTAGTGGTGGACGAAGGTGTTTGATTTTATCACTTGTCAGTTGTCACTTCCATTTTTATTGTCTCTAGCTATCactctattattattatcttcAGCTGCTctttaattattttctatattttgtcTGTTTGCTTGCAAGTTCCACCTATATTGAGCTTCTGCATGTATAAGGTTTATTTGTTTATGCACACTACACATCATGAAAAAACGACACGTAGATTTTTTTTCTTCTCGCTCTCTCATGTCAAAAGCATCTGGAATAATTCAGAATATTCATTATTCAATAATAGTGAGACCATAACATAAAGTggttaattaattatt contains the following coding sequences:
- the LOC107629256 gene encoding dolichol kinase EVAN — protein: MSTTTSSSSFLNGERAVVLFFIAHILFSLPFSLLLSHGVPLSLLALAASFIEISYDAAASSSSLFRTRRGASSGILLGAVTLPALLLSKLTQLSRGFSLAQVNLQEIHYTTLQYWATSATSFVVLVFLSFVLLHRTPLSRKDWGLGFGLCFLFLQASLCVLALASTSSQSGLQLAFKLSWVLGHGLAAVMLIQHFLGTFPSCASIGEVLLVTAGIVLYFGDMLLLTVMRLCGLLMSSDLVTAEYETSRSEIGIIIQGLLLGLLLYPIPFKYILRVWEWSTNTASAESKRYCEIRRSIIFISLFVLVMVGIVPLWMQFVHEFHLHPILWVLSFVLSDPFKRLSLCIYWVCVICLSVLYVYDISKNSRVERILLRKYYHLLAVLMFVPALILQPEFLDLGFGAALAVFLTLEIIRIWRIWPLGQPIHQFMNAFTDHRDSDFLIVSHFSLLLGCALPIWLSSGYNDRPLAPFAGILSLGIGDTMASLIGHKYGVLRWSKTGKKTIEGTAAGITSVLASCWLLLLLLASSGYIFTQHWFSLLLSVTVSGLLEAYTAQLDNAFIPLFFYSLLCL